In Terriglobales bacterium, the genomic stretch GCTGGGCGTGCCCACGCTCATCATGGCGCGCACCGATGCCAACAGCGCCCACCTGCTCACCAGCGACATCGATCCTCGCGACCGCCGCTTCCTCACCGGCGAGCGCACCGCCGAAGGCTTCTTCTCCATCCGCGGCGGGCTGGAGTCCGCCATCGCCCGTGGCCTGGCCTACGCTCCCTACGCCGACCTGGTGTGGTGCGAGACCGCCGAGCCCGATCTTGACGAGGCCCGCATCTTCGCCGAGGCCCTGCACTCGCAGTTCCCCGGCAAGCTCCTGGCCTACAACTGCTCGCCCTCGTTCAACTGGAAGAAGAAGCTGGATGACGCGGTCATCGCGCGCTTCCAGCGCGAGTTGGGGGCCATGGGCTACCGCTTCCAATTCGTCACCCTGGCGGGCTTCCACGCCCTCAACCTCAGCATGTTCGAGCTGGCGCGCACCTACCGCCTGAGCGGCATGGCCGCCTACTCGCGCCTGCAGGAAGAGGAGTTCCGCGCCGAGCGCGAGAACGGCTACGAGGCGGTGAAGCATCAGCGCTTCGTGGGCACCGGCTACTTCGACCAGGTCACGCAGGTGATTGCGGGCGGGACCTCGTCCACCACCGCGCTAGAGGGCTCGACCGAGAAGGCACAGTTCGCGGAGGTGGAAAGCAGCGGCTGCGCGGCGCCGCCGCCGGCGCCCGCTCCCCGGCCGGCCGCCGGGCTCTCCGG encodes the following:
- the aceA gene encoding isocitrate lyase; this translates as MVVNAHAAELARTWALEPRWKGVERPYAAEDVVRLRGSVHIEHTLARLGAERLWDLLRSEPYLPALGALTGNQAIQQVRAGLEAIYVSGWQVAADANDAGQMYPDQSLYPADSVPNLVRRLNQALVRADQLHHAEGHDDIHWLVPLIADAEAGFGGALNAFELMKAMIEAGAACVHFEDQLSSAKKCGHLGGKVLVPTVEAIQKLVAARLAADVLGVPTLIMARTDANSAHLLTSDIDPRDRRFLTGERTAEGFFSIRGGLESAIARGLAYAPYADLVWCETAEPDLDEARIFAEALHSQFPGKLLAYNCSPSFNWKKKLDDAVIARFQRELGAMGYRFQFVTLAGFHALNLSMFELARTYRLSGMAAYSRLQEEEFRAERENGYEAVKHQRFVGTGYFDQVTQVIAGGTSSTTALEGSTEKAQFAEVESSGCAAPPPAPAPRPAAGLSGGAD